The genome window GCGGAGTTGCCCGCGTCCGTACAAGCGACCAGTCCGCACAACACCCCCAGCATTCCGTACCATTTGAAGACTCTGTTGGCTGCGATCAAAACCACCTCCCGGTTCAGGCTGTCACGGCATTTGTGGATTCGCGGGCATTATAGTACGAATTGAACGGCGTCGCGCCCCCATTTTTCCAACAGGCGAAACGGGTCGCCCCTTTGGACACAGCCTCCGGGTTTTCCCCTTGTCTGGCTCTCTAAAATTCCATACAATCAATGCCTCACACTCCTTCTCCTTGAAACGTCAAACCCGATTGGAAGCGACCATGATCAAAACCAGTGTCAAAACGGACGATGTGCTCAAACATAAAACCGACTGCCTGATCGTGCTGTGCCCCGAGAAAAAACCGGCGGGCGTGGTGAAGGCCATCGACGGCCTGCTGCACGGCGCCATTTCCGCTGCCTACAAGGCCAAGCGGTTTGAAGGCAAGGCCAACCAGACCTGTTCCCTCAGCGTCATGGGGCTCATGGGCGCGCAACACCTGATTCTGGTCGGAGTGGGCAAAACCAAGGACATCAAGGAAGAGCCACTGCGCCAGGCGGCGGGCACCGGTGTGAAGCTCGCCGAAAAATCCCGATTCAAAAAAGTCGCGCTGCACCTGCCGGAAGGCGATGCGGGCAAGCTGGCCAAATCCAAGGGGGGCAAGTATGGCGACCCCATTGGCGCGGCGCTGGCCGAAGGCGCGCACCTGGCGCTCTATCATTTCGACGCCTACAAACACAAAGATGAAGACGATCCGCCCAGCCGCATTCAAGAGATCGTGTTCCTCGTCAGTTCGAAAGCAAAGGTGCCTGCGTTTCAGAAGGGCATGCAGTCCGCCGAGAAACTGGCGGAGGCGGTGCTCACCACGCGCGACCTGATGACGCACCCCGGCAACACCGCCACGCCGGGCTACCTCGCCGACGCCGCGCGCAAGCTGGCGCGCCGGCACAAGTTCACCTGCCGCGTGCTCGAAAAGAAAGACATGCAGCAGAAAAAGATGGGCGCGCTTTTGGGCGTGGCTCGCGGCAGTCACGAACCGCCGAAGTTCATCGTCATGGAATACAACGGCGGCAAGAAAAACCAGCCTCCGGTGGTGATCGTCGGCAAGGGCATCACCTTCGACACCGGCGGCATTTCCCTCAAACCACCGGCAAGCATGGATGAGATGAAGTTCGACATGTCCGGCGGCGCGGTGACCATCGGCACCCTCGCGGCCGTGGCCAGCCTGAAACTGCCGGTCAACGTGGTCGGCCTCGTTCCGGCGACGGAGAACATGCCCGGCGGTTCCGCCATCAAGCCCGGCGACATTCTGACCGCCTCGTCCGGCAAGACCATCGAGGTGTTGAACACCGACGCCGAAGGCCGTCTGGTTCTCGCCGACGCCTTGGTGTACGCGCAGAAATACAAACCGCGTGCGGTGATCGATCTGGCCACGCTCACTGGCGCGGTGATCGTCGCCCTCGGTCACGTCGCCACCGCCGTGGTCGGCAGCGACGACAAGCTGATCCAGAACCTCATCGACAGCGGCACCGAAACCGGCGAACGCGTGTGGCAGTTGCCGCTCTATGAAGAATTCGAAAAAGCGGTGAAGGGCGACATCGCCGACCTCAAGAACATCGCCGGCGCCGGGGTCGGTGCGGGCACCATCACCGCCGCCGCGTTCCTGAAAAATTTCGTCGGCGATTTTCCCTGGGCGCATCTCGATATCGCCGGCACCGCCTGGGGGTCCGAAGAAAAACCTTATGTGCCCAAGGGCGGCTCCGGAGTGGGTGTTCGCCTGCTGGTCCATT of Nitrospina watsonii contains these proteins:
- a CDS encoding leucyl aminopeptidase encodes the protein MIKTSVKTDDVLKHKTDCLIVLCPEKKPAGVVKAIDGLLHGAISAAYKAKRFEGKANQTCSLSVMGLMGAQHLILVGVGKTKDIKEEPLRQAAGTGVKLAEKSRFKKVALHLPEGDAGKLAKSKGGKYGDPIGAALAEGAHLALYHFDAYKHKDEDDPPSRIQEIVFLVSSKAKVPAFQKGMQSAEKLAEAVLTTRDLMTHPGNTATPGYLADAARKLARRHKFTCRVLEKKDMQQKKMGALLGVARGSHEPPKFIVMEYNGGKKNQPPVVIVGKGITFDTGGISLKPPASMDEMKFDMSGGAVTIGTLAAVASLKLPVNVVGLVPATENMPGGSAIKPGDILTASSGKTIEVLNTDAEGRLVLADALVYAQKYKPRAVIDLATLTGAVIVALGHVATAVVGSDDKLIQNLIDSGTETGERVWQLPLYEEFEKAVKGDIADLKNIAGAGVGAGTITAAAFLKNFVGDFPWAHLDIAGTAWGSEEKPYVPKGGSGVGVRLLVHYLKNL